The following nucleotide sequence is from Aspergillus luchuensis IFO 4308 DNA, chromosome 1, nearly complete sequence.
CTGTTCGCTGCTTCGGACAGTAAAGTTTAAAGCAGCTCAGGCGTCCTTGGGCAGAAAGGGCCATCGTTGCGCGGCTTCTTCCGCCGAGATTTCCTCGCTCATTGTGTCGATGAACATGTTATACAGATATTTGTTCATTTTATTCACCGATTCCCAGTCTTCGGAATGGATCCATCCACTATTATCAGTGCCAAGCTGGTATTTGACAAGATCCCACAGAGACAAGCTATCTTCGTAGAATTGAACTTGTTCGTCATGTCGCTTCAATTCCTCTTCATTAAACTGGAATGGGGAGCTACCCCAAAGCCCCAGGAGCTTCTAGTTCTCAGCAATGCGTATTAAGGAGCTCCGTAGTAGAACTAAGAACCCATTCGAAGGAAGCTGGCAACGCGTGAAAGGTTCCCAAAGGCATCGGTCCAAAGCCATTGCATTGAAAACTGGCTTGTTGTGTGCGCCGCACGATATTCCATAGTACTTGGATCGGATCGCTGATGTATGCTCTTCCTTGGCCGATTCCTTTTCATCTGGACCCAGCTCATCAAAATTGTCTGGTAACTTTGGCAACGTTGGTTCCCGAACGGTAACCAAATTGTATCTAACAGCACAATCCGAGCTGATGCCACTTGGCCGATATGACCGACGACAGTTTAATCGTAGCTTCGACATAAAGACCATTTGTTATACGTTCGCTTGAGGCCCTTAATGGATACGGAAACTcagaagggggaagggggagacACATCGTGACTCCTTGCTTTGACCGGCATGCAATCACGTGTCGAGGAGGACAAGCAGGGATTGTGATTTATTAGACGACAAC
It contains:
- a CDS encoding uncharacterized protein (TransMembrane:1 (i21-38o)) is translated as MDPSTIISAKLVFDKIPQRQAIFVELNLFVMSLQFLFIKLEWGATPKPQELLVLSNAY